AATATTGGTCTATTTTAAATGGAAAAACTATTCTAGTGGTCGGAAACGTTTTTATTATCGTGTTTCTATTTTTGTTACGTTTACATTGTATGAAGTatgataacaaaaaaaaaatgaactttACCCTTAAAATTTTAGTCTAGATCCGTCAATGCCCCAAAAGGAAATCacttaggtagtgtttggtatgcaggaatgagaagggtaatgaaatggatcattacgATGGAATGAATAAAAGAGtatttggttggtcaatggaatgaaATCACTCATTCTATATGGCATTCCATTCtctcaaaatcattccatccactccccatgtttttttccattccatcccctcttacACCAtacatcaacaacaccacaacccaccaccttcgccaccacccaccaccgacgccatggCCGCCTCCACCCGTAACCCGTCACCACCTCGACAGTCACCGCCGCCGCTGCCACCACCCGCCGCCGTTGACACCCACTGCTGCCACCAACCACCGCCACCAACCACCGCCGTCAATGCCACTTGcctccaccacccaccaccaaccaccatcgCCGCAACCCGTCACCGCCTCTGCCGCCACCCCAACAGCCACTACAGCCGTCGTtgccacccaccaccgccaccaactACCACCGACACCAACGCCACttgccaccaccacccaccaccaccgtggacaccacaaccactgccaccCCCAACCACCATCGCCATCGCCACCAACCACCACCGACGACCGCTGCCACCGCCACCCCCGTTGGGCCCCCGGTCGCCGCCGCCTCCACCACCACTCgtctccgccaccaccacccatcgccgcctcCGCCACGGCGCCACCACctaccaccgccacctataaccacccacaatcactaccataGACCACCACCACTCGCTGTCGATTTTATTCATTCGTTTTTCTTAGCTAccaaacaatacacaataataattcattccattaccatatggtaaccaaacaagacatagAATGGTAATGATCTATTGCATTCCCCCGTCCATTCCATTATCTCGTCTATTCCATTCGCTCGTCCATTCCGTTACCTCATACCAGTCAGACTcttagactaaagggtatgggggccggctgaggcccggcgccggtcccccacaccgccccctgggGCTCGGCTCGGCACAACCAGCACCCCACAGCCGGGGTAGCCGATCCTCCCTCCTCCttccttctctcacatatacctatacatacatacatatatatacacaaaggggttcatcccccacccccctaggtccatcctctccaagccactcctacgtggcgctgacgtggcggcccatccccttggggatgaggctctccataccccTTAGTCTTAGTGAAAAACCCCATTACCAACCATATTGGCAAATGTATTAATTAATAGCTAAAAATAAATTAATCTAATTTAATGAATTATTTATAGTTAGCTAATCTAATTTTTAGCTACTCACTAAACATTTAAATGGAGCCAAATTTAAATAAGTTATTATTAAGTTTAAAAACAAGCCCAAGCTTTCTACTCTAGTGGGCCGACGCATTACTGAGGTACCATGATCTCTCTACAAAGCAGATAGAATCTTGTGACGGTTAGAGTTGCCAATGACGATATATTCCCCGTAACCGTCCACACATATAGCACAAACTGTTCACCATCACCAATCATCATCTCAATTATCTTCGGTATCTGGTAATTTTCTTTAGATTCTGTTGCAGAAGCTTCATGCTTTGCTAATATCACTAGAAGGTTAAGTTTACAAAATTACTTTGAAATTTACCAAAAGCTTTTTTTGGTTATTTGTGGAGATAATGTGATCTTAGTGTCAGTAACAACAAAATTTAGTTTTATCTAAATGAGGGAGGTTCCATTTTTAATTTATGATAATTGCTTAAagtttttgacaaataattacTTGGATTTATTTACAAAATTGGGAATATATATCATTGAAGGAGGTAACAGGTTTTTTATATTGTTAGGTTCCTATCAAAACAATCTATTTATCTGTTCTTGGTTTGCAGTgattataattttatatatagaaTAAACACATTAGTAGTAAAATGATATTAATGTCAAAAATTTTCTTCTAATTAGATGACCACAAAATTGAATATTGCCTATTTGAATAAAATTTGCGACTTAATTGGAAATTTATAGATATGTAAACATTTTTGCTTCAATTAATTTATATGATGTATGATGTGAAATTGCAGTTGAAAACAGCTCGGTTGGATGGGTAAGACGGTTGATGTTTACGGATTCCCCAATTTAGTATCTGCAGATGTAGTTAAAACAGTCTTGGAGGGATATATTGGTGTAGTAGGGAGTATTGAGGCTTTAGAGGTTAGACAAAAGAAGCCAGGGGATAGAGCTTATGCTAGAGTCCAATTTACAACAAAAGATGATATGGAATGTATATTAAACCTGGCTAACAGTAGGCAGTTATGGTATGGTAGATCTTATTTAAAGGCTTGGAAAAAGGATATTGATCTTGTACAGAAGCCTAGGCAATTTGCTTTTGAAATGGAAGGTGCAACTCTTCATTTTGGTTGCCAGGTGTCAAAAACGAGTTTGTCGGTGCTCTGTAAAATGGAAAATGCATCGGTGAAATTTGGATTTCGATTAAGAAAGTTATACTTTGGTGTTTCGGAGTTCATGACGAGTTACAAGCTGCAACTCTCGTATGAAAATATTTGGCAAGTTCAGCTACATTGCCCACGTGGCGTTGGTGCAAGGTTTCTTGTAATTCAGGTTAGTTCGATTGAACTACTATGTACTTGACAGTATTAGTATTGTGGTTTTGGTGAAAGAATAAAAACATTATTTGAAAACATTAGAAGTTTGATTAATACATAACGTGATCCAATTTAAGTTGTCTCAGTAATCTCGATTCAAATGTGTTTCTTTTATTTTTGTCCTTTTAGATTTTAGTCCCCATTTTGATGTTTCATTTATGATCATCTTTTATTTTGCAGCTATATGGTGCTCCACGAATTTATCGAAAACTTGAAGACAGCCTTTATAACTTTAATACGGAACTTTCTGATGATCAGTGGGTTAGGGCAATAGACTTCACTCCATCTTTTGCCATTGGACAATCATCTCATCTATGCATAGAACTTCCACATGATGTTGAACTACCAGATCTTGGTTGCTATTTTCCATATTATGAAGAAAGTAACCATCCATTTAACTTGGTGACTGGTCgtagtttttctaaaaatataGAGCTAGTTCCGATTGTGGGTCCCAACGAAGGTTATTATAATCTGCCGTTTAATATAGTTTTTAAGATCTGCGCCTTGGTTCAACATGGTTGCATTCCGGGACCTGTCCTTAATGCTGATTTCTATGCGTTGTTGGATCCTCGAAGACGTGACATTGAATCAATTGAATATGTCATGGAGAAACTTTATTTGTCAAAAGTTTGTTGTTATGATCCGGTTAGGTTAATAATCGAAGAATATCGAAAAAACAAAAGGTTAAGGTCGCCTGCTATCTCATTGGAGAATGGTCTTGTATACGTAAGGAGAGTTCAAATTACACCATCAAAGGTGTACTTCTGGGGGCCAGAGGTCATTATGTCCAATCGGGTTCTACGCCACTATGCAGATTATATTGATAATTTTCTTCGTGTTTCGTTTGTTGATGAAGAATTAGAGAAACTTTATTCAACAGATTTATCCCCAAGAGTAGGTCATAATGGGGTAAGCAGAACCGAAATTTATAGGAGAATTTTGTCAATTCTTAAGAATGGGATAGTAATTGGCAATAAGAAGTTTGAATTTCTTGCTTTCTCATCGAGCCAGTTACGGGATAATTCCGCATGGATGTTTGCATCAACTGGAAGAGTAAATGCTGCTGAAATAAGAAATTGGATGGGTGATTTTAGTAGCATTAGAAATGTTGCAAAATATGCTGCTAGACTTGGTCAATGCTTTGGTTCATCAAAAGAAAGTTTAAGTGTTGCACGGTATGAAGTTGAAGAAATTTCTGATATAAAAATTGTAAGAAATGATACTACATATGTTTTTTCTGATGGAATTGGAAAAATATCTGCGGAACTTGCTGAAAGGGTTTCGAGAAAATGTGGCTATGATTTTATTCCATCAGCTTTTCAAATTCGATATGGCGGATACAAAGGTGTCGTGGCTGTGGACCCTAACTCGTTCATGAAATTATCCTTGAGGAAAAGCATGTTAAAATTTGAATCTGACAACACAAAGTTGGATATTCTCGCGGTTAGCAAATATCAGCCGTGCTATTTGAACCGCCAGTTCATCACCCTTCTTTCTACCCTCGGGGTTTCTGATCACATCTTTGAAAAGATGCAAAGAGAAGCAGTATCCTTACTAGATGCCATTCTAGTGGAGCCAACGAAGGCAGGAGAGGCAATAGATTTAATGTCACCAGGAGAAAACACCAACGTCATGAAGGGTATGCTTTCGTGTGGATATAAGCCGAATGCTGAACCGTTTCTTTCAATGATGCTGCAAGTTTTTCGTGCAACAAAGTTACTAGAATTGAGAACTAAAACGAAGATTTTTGTTCCTAAAGGAAGATCAATGATGGGATGTTTGGATGAAACCCGAACACTTCAATATGGTGAAGTTTTTGTTCAATATTCTAGTGCAGGAAGAAGGCCATTGGATGGTGATTATAACGGAATTGGCTCGTATAGGTCCCGAATTGTTAAGGGGTATGTGGTGGTTGCTAAAAACCCATGTTTGCATCCCGGTGATGTACGGGTCTTGAAGGCTGTTAATGTTCCAGCATTACACCATATGGTGGATTGTGTTGTTTTTCCACAGAAAGGAAAAAGGTAAATATATTGCAAATATCTttcttatttaattttatttacagAATCTACTGTGGTGATTTTGTATGATCATGTTTGGCTTGGCTTGTGCTAACATACATATTTTTTACACTATAGGCCTCATCCAAACGAATGTTCAGGAAGCGATTTGGATGGAGATATATACTTTGTCTGTTGGGACCCTGATCTTATTCCACCTATCCTGCTCGAACCAATGGATTATACCCCAGCTCGATCTACGCAACTCGATCATGATGTTACTATAGAGGTATAAATGCATTGGTAAATGTCACATATTTCTGAACAGGTCGATTTGGGTTATATAATGTCCATAATGGATCAAACAAGTAAAAAGGTAAAATATATGCTAAAAAGACTGGGTCAAACTAGTCAAATACTTCCTAAAGAGTACTTTTAGTTTTGAACCGTTACCCACTATGCCTTTACTACTTCAGAAGATTGATAATAGGGATGGCGATTGTGTGGGTCGACAAGCTAAGTAGTTGGCACGTTTGGGTTGGAGAGTTAAAATTGATGAACCATAACGTGAGATTTTATTCGTGTCAAAGATATCAACCCTAATACAAACATGCTTGAAAACATGTAACCCAAAGACAACACATGTAACTTATTTATCGGAATGGTCAAACGAGTTTGCAAGTCAAAACAGGTTGACCGGTTGGGATAAAATTGTAAACGGGTTATGGGGGTCTTAAATGGGTTGGTGGATTGAACCTATAAACTGGTTGGCGGGTTGAAcctataaattatatattttccaTCTTTCTAACTTCTAATTTTAAACTGGTGTCTGGTCAGCCTGTTTAGTTTTAGTACAATCCAAACACAACCCATTATTTATAACACAAGTCAACACATAcaaaaaattaaatattaaattaaatggGTTAAGATTGGCCAAGCTAAGTCTCACCGGGAGCTTGCTATGGGATAGAGGAAAAGTTTGCCCCATTCTACCCACCCCCAACCCTACCAATAGCTTGCTATGAGTGAGATTTTAGTGGGtacgtttgtttgtttgtttactaGCCAACCAAAAACTTGAATATATTCGTGTTGGTCTCGTGTCAGGATTATCCACCCTTAGGGATAGAAACTTATTTCTTTAATCTCATTTGATCTTGATTCTATTTTATCTATTCTAGGAAGTCGAGGAGTATTTCACAAACTACATAGTCAATGACAGTTTAGGAAAAATTTCAAATGCCCACACAGTCTTCGCAGACCGGGAACCTACTAAAGCAATGGCTGAACCTTGTGTAGAGCTTGCGAAGCTCTTCTCAATTGCTGTAGACTTTCCAAAAACCGGTGTTCCAGCAGTAATGCCCTCAAATCTCCGGCCCAAAGAGTATCCAGATTTCATGGAAAAACCGGACAAAACAACCTATGAGTCACAAAACGTAATTGGGAAACTGTTTCGGGAAGTAAAACACATCGCCCCACAAAACTGCCCGGTCACTCCCTTCACAAAAGAGGTGGCTAGACAGACTTATGATGCTGACATGGAAGTGATTGGCTTTCAGGATTACATTGATGAAGCATTTGATTTTAAGACTCGTTACGATAACAAATTGGGTAGTCTGATGGATTATTATGGGATCAAGACTGAAGCGGAACTTTTAACTGGTAGTATCATGAAAATGTCGAGATCTTTTGACCGAAGGAATGATGCTGAAGCGGTTGGTTTAGCTGTAAAGTCATTAAGGAAGGAAACTAGAAACTGGTTCAGTAGTGGCGGAGGAGATAGGGATACAGAAGATGATAATGTGTATGCAAAAGCATCTGCATGGTATCATGTCACATACCATCCACAGTACTGGGGCCGTTACGATGCTGGCTATGATGAGGGTAAGCCACGCCATTTTCTGAGTTTCCCATGGTGCATTCATGACAAACTTATCGAAATCAAGAAACGTAAAGCGAGAATCAGAAGACATGTTGATATATTATGATTCATTGTCACATTAGTTCGGCA
This genomic stretch from Helianthus annuus cultivar XRQ/B chromosome 8, HanXRQr2.0-SUNRISE, whole genome shotgun sequence harbors:
- the LOC110869963 gene encoding formin-like protein 14, whose translation is MAASTRNPSPPRQSPPPLPPPAAVDTHCCHQPPPPTTAVNATCLHHPPPTTIAATRHRLCRHPNSHYSRRCHPPPPPTTTDTNATCHHHPPPPWTPQPLPPPTTIAIATNHHRRPLPPPPPLGPRSPPPPPPLVSATTTHRRLRHGATTYHRHL
- the LOC110869964 gene encoding probable RNA-dependent RNA polymerase 1 isoform X2, which produces MGKTVDVYGFPNLVSADVVKTVLEGYIGVVGSIEALEVRQKKPGDRAYARVQFTTKDDMECILNLANSRQLWYGRSYLKAWKKDIDLVQKPRQFAFEMEGATLHFGCQVSKTSLSVLCKMENASVKFGFRLRKLYFGVSEFMTSYKLQLSYENIWQVQLHCPRGVGARFLVIQLYGAPRIYRKLEDSLYNFNTELSDDQWVRAIDFTPSFAIGQSSHLCIELPHDVELPDLGCYFPYYEESNHPFNLVTGRSFSKNIELVPIVGPNEGYYNLPFNIVFKICALVQHGCIPGPVLNADFYALLDPRRRDIESIEYVMEKLYLSKVCCYDPVRLIIEEYRKNKRLRSPAISLENGLVYVRRVQITPSKVYFWGPEVIMSNRVLRHYADYIDNFLRVSFVDEELEKLYSTDLSPRVGHNGVSRTEIYRRILSILKNGIVIGNKKFEFLAFSSSQLRDNSAWMFASTGRVNAAEIRNWMGDFSSIRNVAKYAARLGQCFGSSKESLSVARYEVEEISDIKIVRNDTTYVFSDGIGKISAELAERVSRKCGYDFIPSAFQIRYGGYKGVVAVDPNSFMKLSLRKSMLKFESDNTKLDILAVSKYQPCYLNRQFITLLSTLGVSDHIFEKMQREAVSLLDAILVEPTKAGEAIDLMSPGENTNVMKGMLSCGYKPNAEPFLSMMLQVFRATKLLELRTKTKIFVPKGRSMMGCLDETRTLQYGEVFVQYSSAGRRPLDGDYNGIGSYRSRIVKGYVVVAKNPCLHPGDVRVLKAVNVPALHHMVDCVVFPQKGKRPHPNECSGSDLDGDIYFVCWDPDLIPPILLEPMDYTPARSTQLDHDVTIEEVEEYFTNYIVNDSLGKISNAHTVFADREPTKAMAEPCVELAKLFSIAVDFPKTGVPAVMPSNLRPKEYPDFMEKPDKTTYESQNVIGKLFREVKHIAPQNCPVTPFTKEVARQTYDADMEVIGFQDYIDEAFDFKTRYDNKLGSLMDYYGIKTEAELLTGSIMKMSRSFDRRNDAEAVGLAVKSLRKETRNWFSSGGGDRDTEDDNVYAKASAWYHVTYHPQYWGRYDAGYDEGKPRHFLSFPWCIHDKLIEIKKRKARIRRHVDIL
- the LOC110869964 gene encoding probable RNA-dependent RNA polymerase 1 isoform X1, with the translated sequence MGKTVDVYGFPNLVSADVVKTVLEGYIGVVGSIEALEVRQKKPGDRAYARVQFTTKDDMECILNLANSRQLWYGRSYLKAWKKDIDLVQKPRQFAFEMEGATLHFGCQVSKTSLSVLCKMENASVKFGFRLRKLYFGVSEFMTSYKLQLSYENIWQVQLHCPRGVGARFLVIQLYGAPRIYRKLEDSLYNFNTELSDDQWVRAIDFTPSFAIGQSSHLCIELPHDVELPDLGCYFPYYEESNHPFNLVTGRSFSKNIELVPIVGPNEGYYNLPFNIVFKICALVQHGCIPGPVLNADFYALLDPRRRDIESIEYVMEKLYLSKVCCYDPVRLIIEEYRKNKRLRSPAISLENGLVYVRRVQITPSKVYFWGPEVIMSNRVLRHYADYIDNFLRVSFVDEELEKLYSTDLSPRVGHNGVSRTEIYRRILSILKNGIVIGNKKFEFLAFSSSQLRDNSAWMFASTGRVNAAEIRNWMGDFSSIRNVAKYAARLGQCFGSSKESLSVARYEVEEISDIKIVRNDTTYVFSDGIGKISAELAERVSRKCGYDFIPSAFQIRYGGYKGVVAVDPNSFMKLSLRKSMLKFESDNTKLDILAVSKYQPCYLNRQFITLLSTLGVSDHIFEKMQREAVSLLDAILVEPTKAGEAIDLMSPGENTNVMKGMLSCGYKPNAEPFLSMMLQVFRATKLLELRTKTKIFVPKGRSMMGCLDETRTLQYGEVFVQYSSAGRRPLDGDYNGIGSYRSRIVKGYVVVAKNPCLHPGDVRVLKAVNVPALHHMVDCVVFPQKGKRPHPNECSGSDLDGDIYFVCWDPDLIPPILLEPMDYTPARSTQLDHDVTIEEVEEYFTNYIVNDSLGKISNAHTVFADREPTKAMAEPCVELAKLFSIAVDFPKTGVPAVMPSNLRPKEYPDFMEKPDKTTYESQNVIGKLFREVKHIAPQNCPVTPFTKEVARQTYDADMEVIGFQDYIDEAFDFKTRYDNKLGSLMDYYGIKTEAELLTGSIMKMSRSFDRRNDAEAVGLAVKSLRKETRNWFSSGGGDRDTEDDNVYAKASAWYHVTYHPQYWGRYDAGYDEGKPRHFLSFPWCIHDKLIEIKKRKARIRRHVDIL